The following are from one region of the Streptomyces rubrogriseus genome:
- a CDS encoding GAF domain-containing SpoIIE family protein phosphatase codes for MAEERRRSPDEPTSADVDSGAGPTEDSGAGPTEDSGAGPGAGPAEGSGEGSAAAGRGGDHEPYASLLDLPLSSDLNRIGEQLHALARAQRTLQELLQAVVNITGELELPAVLRRIVRTAMDLVGARYGAMGVLDQEGRLLEEFIPLGLTTKELADLEGVELPRGRGLLGHLIHHPEPLRVKDISRHPESAGFPPGHPPMRSLLGVAISVRGRIYGNLYLSERKDGQPFDRHDEGVIRALAGTAGVAIENARLYQQVQNSSEQFQRLLLPRLPDLRPFTAGAAYRPASAPAAVGGDWYDAMLLPGGACAAVIGDVVGHDLRAAADMSQIRNMLRALYYDPGAAPSTSLARLDRIMNAALDEAPVATALLARLEPADGTWQLRWSSAGHPPPLVLLPDGRVRYLDMEPGLPLGVAPDLPRPDHCRPLPVDSTVILFTDGLVEVPGQPLDRGLDALAVTASRLVGLAPEDLCHALVAHRPGNGHDDKAVIALRTPPLTSYGAS; via the coding sequence ATGGCGGAGGAACGGCGGCGCTCGCCGGACGAGCCGACCTCGGCCGACGTGGACTCCGGCGCGGGTCCCACGGAGGACTCCGGCGCGGGTCCCACGGAGGACTCCGGCGCGGGTCCCGGCGCGGGTCCCGCGGAGGGCTCGGGGGAGGGGTCCGCCGCCGCCGGCCGCGGCGGCGACCACGAGCCGTACGCCTCGCTCCTCGACCTGCCGCTCAGCTCCGACCTGAACCGGATCGGCGAGCAGCTGCACGCCCTGGCCCGCGCCCAGCGGACCCTTCAGGAGCTGCTCCAGGCCGTCGTGAACATCACCGGCGAGCTGGAGCTGCCCGCGGTGCTGCGCCGCATCGTGCGCACCGCGATGGACCTGGTGGGCGCCCGTTACGGGGCCATGGGCGTCCTCGACCAGGAGGGCAGGCTCCTGGAGGAGTTCATCCCGCTGGGGCTCACCACGAAGGAGCTGGCCGACCTGGAGGGGGTGGAGCTGCCGCGGGGCAGGGGCCTGCTGGGGCACCTGATCCACCATCCCGAGCCGCTGCGGGTCAAGGACATCTCGCGCCACCCGGAATCGGCGGGCTTCCCGCCCGGACACCCGCCGATGCGCAGCCTGCTCGGGGTGGCGATCAGTGTGCGCGGCCGGATCTACGGCAACCTCTACCTCTCCGAACGCAAGGACGGGCAGCCCTTCGACCGGCACGACGAGGGCGTGATCCGCGCGCTGGCCGGCACGGCGGGCGTGGCGATCGAGAACGCCCGCCTCTACCAGCAGGTCCAGAACAGCAGCGAGCAGTTCCAGCGGCTGCTGCTGCCGCGCCTGCCCGACCTGCGGCCCTTCACCGCGGGCGCGGCCTACCGCCCGGCGAGCGCGCCCGCCGCAGTGGGCGGCGACTGGTACGACGCCATGCTGCTGCCCGGCGGGGCGTGCGCGGCGGTGATCGGCGACGTCGTGGGGCACGACCTGCGGGCCGCGGCCGACATGTCCCAGATCCGCAACATGCTGCGCGCCCTGTACTACGACCCCGGCGCCGCGCCCAGCACCTCCCTCGCCCGGCTCGACCGGATCATGAACGCGGCCCTGGACGAGGCCCCGGTCGCCACCGCGCTCCTCGCCCGGCTGGAGCCCGCCGACGGCACGTGGCAGCTGCGGTGGTCCAGCGCGGGGCACCCGCCGCCGCTGGTGCTGCTGCCCGACGGGCGGGTCCGCTACCTGGACATGGAGCCCGGGCTCCCCCTCGGGGTGGCGCCCGACCTGCCGAGGCCCGACCACTGCCGCCCCCTGCCGGTGGACAGCACCGTCATCCTGTTCACCGACGGCCTCGTGGAGGTCCCCGGCCAGCCGCTGGACCGGGGCCTGGACGCCCTGGCCGTCACCGCCTCCCGGCTGGTGGGGCTGGCACCCGAGGACCTGTGCCATGCCCTGGTCGCCCACCGGCCCGGCAACGGCCACGACGACAAGGCGGTCATCGCCCTGCGCACCCCGCCCCTGACGAGCTACGGCGCCTCGTGA
- a CDS encoding ArsR/SmtB family transcription factor, which produces MSTPLYQLKAEFFKTLGHPARIRVLELLSEREHAVAEMLPEVGIEPAHLSQQLAVLRRANLVVSRKEGSTVYYSLTSPQVAELLRVARGILSGVLAGQAELLADLRAGRPEPGPERA; this is translated from the coding sequence ATGAGCACGCCGCTGTACCAGTTGAAGGCCGAGTTCTTCAAGACGCTCGGCCACCCGGCGCGCATCCGCGTCCTGGAACTGCTGAGCGAGCGCGAGCACGCGGTGGCGGAGATGCTCCCCGAGGTGGGAATCGAGCCGGCCCATCTGTCCCAGCAGCTCGCGGTGTTGCGCCGGGCGAACCTGGTGGTGTCCCGCAAGGAGGGATCGACCGTGTACTACTCCCTGACCAGCCCGCAGGTGGCCGAGCTGCTCAGGGTCGCGCGCGGCATCCTGTCCGGTGTGCTCGCCGGACAGGCCGAACTGCTCGCGGACCTCCGGGCCGGACGGCCCGAGCCGGGGCCCGAGCGGGCGTAG
- a CDS encoding carbonic anhydrase has protein sequence MPDLSPSSPAEAYAALLQGNARFVSGDRLHPNQDADRRSELAPRQHPFAVLFGCSDSRLAAEIIFDRGLGDLFVVRTAGHVAGAEVLGSVEYGVAVLGAPLVVVLGHDSCGAVTAAAEAERGGAAPAGYLGDVVERVIPSVLAARALGRTQVDEFVDEHIRRSVDGLVGRSALLANEVAAGRCAVVGLSYRLAGGTVKRVAAHGLAE, from the coding sequence ATGCCTGATCTGAGCCCTTCCTCCCCTGCCGAGGCCTACGCGGCGCTGTTGCAGGGCAACGCCCGCTTCGTGAGCGGTGACCGTCTGCACCCCAACCAGGACGCCGACCGCCGGTCGGAGCTGGCCCCGCGCCAGCATCCGTTCGCGGTGCTCTTCGGCTGCTCGGACTCGCGGCTGGCGGCCGAGATCATCTTCGACCGTGGGCTGGGCGACCTGTTCGTGGTGCGGACGGCCGGCCACGTGGCGGGCGCGGAGGTGCTGGGCAGCGTCGAGTACGGCGTCGCCGTGCTGGGCGCACCGCTCGTGGTGGTGCTCGGGCACGACTCCTGCGGCGCGGTCACCGCGGCCGCCGAGGCCGAGCGCGGCGGCGCGGCCCCGGCCGGTTACCTCGGGGACGTGGTGGAACGGGTGATCCCGAGCGTGCTCGCCGCGCGCGCCCTGGGCCGCACCCAGGTCGACGAGTTCGTGGACGAACACATCCGCCGCAGCGTCGACGGGCTGGTGGGCCGCTCGGCGCTGCTGGCGAACGAGGTGGCCGCCGGCCGGTGCGCGGTCGTCGGTCTGTCCTACCGGCTGGCCGGGGGGACGGTGAAGCGGGTGGCGGCACACGGGCTCGCCGAGTAG
- a CDS encoding toxin-antitoxin system HicB family antitoxin yields the protein MDLTPYVDTLRRELAVAAEAGGDEARELAERLIAPLESATRLTMLNVLSAAMDEITRELAPGSVDVRLRGLEPDFVVTPPPTDGGGATEQAAPVETLRAPAPADGDEGGTARVNLRLPAHLKARAEEAASREGLSVNAWLVRAVSAAVDGGGTPPAPERARTVGQSFTGWVR from the coding sequence ATGGACCTCACCCCGTATGTCGACACACTTCGCCGTGAACTCGCGGTGGCCGCCGAAGCCGGGGGCGACGAAGCCCGCGAGCTGGCCGAGCGGCTCATCGCTCCGCTGGAGTCGGCGACCCGGCTGACCATGCTCAACGTGCTCTCCGCCGCGATGGACGAGATCACCCGCGAACTGGCCCCCGGTTCGGTCGACGTACGGCTGCGCGGGCTCGAGCCCGACTTCGTGGTGACGCCGCCGCCCACCGACGGCGGTGGTGCCACGGAGCAGGCCGCGCCCGTCGAGACGCTCAGGGCGCCGGCGCCCGCCGACGGCGACGAGGGCGGTACCGCCCGTGTCAACCTGCGCCTGCCGGCCCACCTCAAGGCGCGGGCCGAGGAGGCCGCGAGCCGCGAGGGGCTGTCGGTCAACGCCTGGCTGGTGCGGGCCGTGTCGGCCGCCGTCGACGGCGGCGGCACCCCGCCCGCGCCGGAGCGGGCACGCACCGTCGGACAGAGCTTCACCGGCTGGGTGCGCTAG
- a CDS encoding DUF4097 family beta strand repeat-containing protein has product MPSFDTPRPIAVNAHVGAGSIRFTASDRSDTVVEVRPGDPGRDKDVRAAEQTEVSYASGVLTISTKERRFIGPTGAVEVTVELPAGSRVDTVGSWTQVLGEGRLGEVRVKTPGGDVRLDTTGPLELNASHGSVTVDRVEGSAEITTSSGSVRVGVIDGPAVLRNSHGSTTVGAALGDLRVKNANGDINVAHAEASLTATTAHGTLRVDEVVRGEIRLETSYGAIEVGVREGTAAWLDVQSSGGLVRNTLTASDSPAGSEETVKVHARTRYGNIDVRRAKA; this is encoded by the coding sequence ATGCCTTCTTTCGACACTCCCCGACCGATCGCGGTGAACGCTCACGTGGGCGCCGGCTCCATCCGGTTCACCGCGAGCGACCGGTCCGACACGGTCGTCGAGGTGCGCCCCGGCGACCCGGGGCGGGACAAGGACGTACGGGCCGCCGAACAGACCGAGGTCTCCTACGCGAGCGGCGTCCTGACGATCAGCACGAAGGAGCGCCGTTTCATCGGTCCCACCGGCGCGGTCGAGGTGACGGTGGAACTGCCCGCGGGGTCGCGTGTGGACACGGTCGGCTCCTGGACCCAGGTCCTCGGCGAGGGCCGGCTGGGCGAGGTCCGGGTGAAGACCCCGGGCGGTGACGTGCGCCTGGACACGACCGGACCGCTCGAGCTCAACGCCTCCCACGGCTCGGTCACCGTGGACCGGGTCGAGGGCTCGGCCGAGATCACCACCAGCTCCGGCAGCGTCCGCGTCGGCGTCATCGACGGCCCGGCCGTACTGAGGAACTCGCACGGCTCCACGACCGTGGGCGCCGCCCTCGGCGACCTGCGGGTGAAGAACGCCAACGGTGACATCAACGTCGCCCACGCCGAGGCCTCGCTCACCGCGACCACCGCCCACGGCACCCTGCGGGTGGACGAGGTGGTCCGCGGCGAGATCCGGCTGGAGACCTCCTACGGCGCCATCGAGGTCGGCGTCCGCGAGGGCACGGCAGCCTGGCTCGACGTCCAGTCCAGCGGCGGGCTGGTGCGCAACACGCTCACCGCGTCGGACAGCCCCGCCGGGTCCGAGGAGACCGTCAAGGTCCACGCCCGCACCCGGTACGGCAACATCGACGTCCGCCGCGCCAAGGCCTGA
- a CDS encoding ATP-binding cassette domain-containing protein, with protein sequence MPSSVMSTTTPGTGPQAPAAVSAANLRKSYGDKTVLDGIDLRIPAGSVFALLGPNGAGKTTTVQILSTLVSADGGQAQVAGHDLTTAPQAVRAAIGVTGQFSAVDGLITGEENMLLMADLHLLPRREGKRVAAELLERFGLTEAAKKPASTYSGGMKRRLDIAMTLVGSPRVIFLDEPTTGLDPRSRHTMWQIIRELVTGGVTVFLTTQYLEEADELADRIAVLHDGRIAAEGTAEELKRLVPGGHVRLRFTDPDAYRDAATALPGGTGDDDTLTLQIPSDGSQRDLRSVLDRLDGAGIEADDLTVHTPDLDDVFFALTGGAGVPSRTGRTGRTDRTDRSDTTKETVR encoded by the coding sequence ATGCCTTCGTCTGTCATGTCCACGACCACCCCGGGAACCGGTCCTCAGGCGCCCGCTGCCGTCTCCGCCGCGAATCTGCGCAAGTCGTACGGCGACAAGACCGTCCTCGACGGCATCGACCTGCGCATCCCGGCCGGGTCGGTGTTCGCGCTGCTCGGCCCGAACGGCGCCGGGAAGACCACCACCGTGCAGATCCTCTCCACCCTCGTCTCCGCCGACGGCGGGCAGGCCCAGGTGGCGGGCCACGACCTCACCACCGCCCCGCAGGCGGTCCGCGCCGCCATCGGCGTCACCGGACAGTTCTCGGCGGTGGACGGTCTGATCACCGGGGAGGAGAACATGCTCCTCATGGCGGACCTGCATCTGCTCCCGCGGCGCGAGGGGAAGCGGGTCGCCGCCGAACTGCTGGAGCGCTTCGGCCTCACCGAGGCCGCGAAGAAGCCGGCGTCCACCTACTCCGGCGGCATGAAGCGCCGTCTCGACATCGCGATGACCCTCGTCGGGAGCCCGCGGGTCATCTTCCTCGACGAGCCCACCACCGGCCTGGACCCCCGCTCCCGCCACACCATGTGGCAGATCATCCGCGAGCTCGTCACCGGCGGCGTCACCGTCTTCCTCACCACCCAGTACCTGGAGGAGGCCGACGAACTCGCCGACCGCATCGCCGTGCTCCACGACGGCAGGATCGCCGCCGAAGGCACCGCCGAGGAACTGAAGCGGCTCGTCCCCGGCGGACACGTCCGGCTCCGCTTCACCGACCCGGACGCCTATCGCGACGCCGCCACCGCCCTGCCCGGCGGCACCGGCGACGACGACACCCTCACCCTCCAGATCCCCAGCGACGGCAGCCAGCGCGACCTGCGCTCCGTCCTCGACCGCCTGGACGGCGCGGGCATCGAGGCCGACGACCTGACGGTGCACACCCCCGACCTCGACGACGTCTTCTTCGCCCTGACCGGCGGGGCCGGTGTCCCCAGCCGGACCGGCCGGACCGGCCGGACCGACCGGACCGACCGGTCCGACACGACCAAGGAGACGGTCCGATGA
- a CDS encoding ABC transporter permease — protein MSTLTLAVRNSSTMLRRNLLHARRYPSLTLNLLLTPVMLLLLFVYVFGDAMSAGIGGGGADRAAYIAFIVPGLVLMTIGSTTVGTAVSVSNDMSEGIVARFRTMPIHRGSVITGHVVGSVLQSVISVVLVGAVAAAIGFRSTDATVLEWLAAFALVALFATALTWIAVGMGLISPNAEAASNNALPLIFLPLISSTFVPIDSMPGWFQPIAEYQPFTPAIETLRGLLLGTGIGHNGWLAVGWCVALCALGYLWSKSVFNRESK, from the coding sequence ATGAGCACCCTCACCCTCGCCGTGCGCAACTCCTCCACCATGCTGCGCCGCAACCTCCTGCACGCCCGGCGCTACCCCTCCCTCACCCTCAACCTCCTGCTCACCCCGGTCATGCTGCTGCTCCTCTTCGTCTACGTCTTCGGCGACGCGATGAGTGCCGGGATCGGCGGCGGCGGCGCCGACCGGGCCGCCTACATCGCGTTCATCGTGCCGGGCCTGGTGCTGATGACCATCGGCAGCACCACGGTCGGCACCGCGGTCTCCGTCTCCAACGACATGAGCGAGGGCATCGTCGCCCGCTTCCGGACCATGCCCATCCACCGCGGCTCGGTGATCACCGGACACGTCGTCGGCAGCGTGCTGCAGTCGGTGATCAGCGTGGTCCTCGTCGGTGCCGTCGCCGCGGCCATCGGCTTCCGCTCCACCGACGCCACCGTCCTGGAGTGGCTCGCGGCCTTCGCGCTGGTCGCCCTGTTCGCCACCGCGCTCACCTGGATCGCCGTGGGCATGGGTCTGATCAGCCCGAACGCCGAGGCCGCCAGCAACAACGCGCTGCCGCTGATCTTCCTCCCGCTGATCTCCAGCACCTTCGTCCCCATCGACTCGATGCCGGGCTGGTTCCAGCCGATCGCCGAGTACCAACCGTTCACGCCCGCCATCGAGACCCTGCGCGGCCTGCTCCTCGGCACCGGGATCGGGCACAACGGCTGGCTCGCCGTCGGCTGGTGCGTCGCCCTCTGCGCGCTCGGCTACCTCTGGTCCAAGTCGGTCTTCAACCGCGAGTCGAAGTAG
- the kdpF gene encoding K(+)-transporting ATPase subunit F translates to MTAENVVGLIVAVALLGYLVLALIHPERF, encoded by the coding sequence GTGACCGCGGAGAACGTCGTCGGCCTCATCGTGGCCGTCGCCCTGCTCGGTTACCTCGTCCTCGCCCTGATCCACCCGGAGAGGTTCTGA
- the kdpA gene encoding potassium-transporting ATPase subunit KdpA, which produces MSPVLAGVLQLLALTAALALAHVPLGNYLARVYSSPKHLRIEKWIYKGIGADPDTEMRWPAYLRGVLAFSLAGVLFLYLLQRLQGVLPGSLGFASIDPDQAFNTAASFVANTNWQSYYGEQAMGHVVQTAGLAVQNFVSAAVGIAVAVALVRGFARSRTGELGNFWADLVRGVVRVLVPIAVVGAVILVACGVIQNFSGIHEVGQFMGGTQEWNGGAVASQEVIKELGTNGGGYFNANSAHPFENPTPFTNLFEIFLILLIPVALTRTFGVMTGSVRQGYAILGTMAAIWVGFVALMMWTEFAHHGPALRAAGGAMEGKELRFGIGGSSLFAVTTTLTSTGAVDSFHSSYTGLGGGITMLGMMLGEIAPGGVGSGLYGMLVMAVVAVFVAGLMVGRTPEYLGKKIGIREIKFAACYILITPALVLVFTAAATALPTPGDSMTNSGAHGFSEILYAYTSASNNNGSAFAGLNADTQWFNSTLGLAMLLGRFVPMVFVLALAGSLARQQPVPATAGTLRTEKPLFSGLLVGAVLIITGLTYFPALALGPLAEGLA; this is translated from the coding sequence ATGAGCCCCGTCCTCGCCGGCGTGCTCCAACTGCTCGCGCTCACGGCCGCGCTGGCGCTCGCCCACGTCCCCCTCGGCAACTACCTGGCCCGTGTCTACTCCTCGCCCAAGCACCTGCGGATCGAGAAGTGGATCTACAAGGGCATCGGCGCGGACCCGGACACGGAGATGCGCTGGCCCGCGTACCTGCGCGGCGTCCTCGCCTTCTCGCTCGCCGGGGTCCTCTTCCTCTACCTGCTCCAGCGGCTCCAGGGCGTGCTGCCCGGCTCGCTCGGTTTCGCCTCCATCGACCCGGACCAGGCGTTCAACACCGCCGCGTCCTTCGTCGCCAACACCAACTGGCAGTCGTACTACGGCGAGCAGGCCATGGGCCACGTCGTGCAGACCGCCGGGCTGGCCGTGCAGAACTTCGTCTCGGCGGCCGTCGGCATCGCCGTCGCCGTCGCTCTCGTCCGCGGCTTCGCGCGGTCCCGCACCGGTGAACTGGGCAACTTCTGGGCCGACCTGGTCCGCGGTGTCGTCCGCGTCCTGGTGCCCATCGCCGTGGTCGGCGCGGTGATCCTGGTGGCCTGCGGCGTAATCCAGAACTTCTCCGGCATCCACGAGGTCGGCCAGTTCATGGGCGGCACCCAGGAGTGGAACGGGGGTGCGGTCGCCTCGCAGGAGGTGATCAAGGAGCTGGGCACCAACGGCGGCGGCTACTTCAACGCCAACTCCGCCCATCCCTTCGAGAACCCGACGCCGTTCACCAACCTGTTCGAGATCTTCCTGATCCTGCTGATCCCGGTCGCGCTGACCCGGACCTTCGGCGTCATGACCGGCTCGGTGCGCCAGGGTTACGCGATCCTCGGGACGATGGCCGCCATCTGGGTCGGCTTCGTCGCCCTGATGATGTGGACCGAGTTCGCCCACCACGGTCCCGCGTTGCGGGCGGCCGGCGGCGCGATGGAGGGCAAGGAGCTGCGTTTCGGGATCGGCGGCTCGTCGCTCTTCGCGGTGACCACGACCCTGACCTCCACCGGCGCGGTGGACTCCTTCCACTCCTCCTACACCGGCCTCGGCGGCGGCATCACCATGCTCGGCATGATGCTGGGCGAGATCGCGCCGGGCGGGGTCGGGTCCGGGCTCTACGGCATGCTGGTCATGGCGGTCGTCGCGGTGTTCGTCGCGGGGCTCATGGTCGGGCGTACGCCCGAGTACCTGGGCAAGAAGATCGGCATCCGCGAGATCAAGTTCGCCGCCTGCTACATCCTGATCACCCCGGCCCTGGTCCTGGTGTTCACGGCCGCCGCGACGGCCCTGCCCACGCCGGGCGACTCGATGACCAACAGCGGGGCGCACGGTTTCTCCGAGATCCTGTACGCCTACACCTCCGCCTCGAACAACAACGGCTCGGCCTTCGCGGGCCTGAACGCCGACACCCAGTGGTTCAACAGCACCCTCGGCCTCGCCATGCTGCTGGGCCGGTTCGTGCCGATGGTGTTCGTCCTGGCCCTCGCGGGCTCGCTGGCCCGGCAGCAGCCGGTGCCGGCCACCGCGGGCACGCTGCGCACCGAGAAGCCCCTGTTCAGCGGGTTGCTGGTGGGCGCCGTCCTGATCATCACGGGGCTGACCTACTTCCCGGCCCTCGCCCTGGGCCCGCTCGCCGAGGGACTGGCATGA
- the kdpB gene encoding potassium-transporting ATPase subunit KdpB: MTTHTRKQEDAMSTLTIPNRAPHDDAPTGHKPGQGRVGAGLFDPKQLVKSLPAAFRKLDPRVMVKSPVMFVVLVGSVLTTAFSVTGPGDWFGWTISAWLWLTVLFANLAEAVAEGRGKAQADTLRRARTDTVARRVDGTTVPGTGLTVGDLVVCEAGDVVPGDGDVVEGVASVDESAITGESAPVIRESGGDRSAVTGGTRVLSDRIVVRITTKPGETFIDRMINLVEGAARQKTPNEVALNILLASLTVVFLLACATLPPFADYAGTHLDMIVLVALLVCLIPTTIGALLSAIGIAGMDRLVQRNVLAMSGRAVEAAGDVSTLLLDKTGTITVGNRQAAEFVPVRGATEAELADAARLSSLADETPEGRSIVVLAKEKYGLRERPTVAHHRPSGEALRASSSSGELVGAEWIGFTAQTRMSGVDADGRRVRKGAAGSVAAWVRERGGTVADDADTVTARISEAGGTPLLVAVEDDRGARVLGVIHLKDVVKQGMRERFDELRRMGIRTVMITGDNPLTARAIADEAGVDDYLAEATPEDKMALIKREQAGGKLVAMTGDGTNDAPALAQADVGVAMNTGTSAAKEAGNMVDLDSDPTKLIEIVEIGKQLLITRGALTTFSVANDVAKYFAIIPALFAAVYPGLDKLNIMGLSSPDSAILSAVVFNALIIVVLVPLALKGVRYRPMSADRMLRRNLGVYGLGGLVAPFVGIKLIDLIVSLIPGIG, from the coding sequence ATGACCACTCACACGCGGAAACAAGAGGACGCCATGTCCACCCTCACCATCCCGAACCGGGCGCCGCACGACGACGCACCCACCGGGCACAAGCCCGGACAGGGCCGCGTCGGCGCGGGCCTCTTCGACCCGAAGCAGTTGGTCAAGTCGCTGCCCGCCGCGTTCCGCAAGCTCGACCCGCGGGTGATGGTGAAGTCGCCCGTCATGTTCGTCGTCCTCGTCGGCTCCGTGCTGACCACCGCCTTCTCCGTCACGGGCCCCGGCGACTGGTTCGGCTGGACGATCAGCGCCTGGCTCTGGCTGACCGTGCTCTTCGCCAACCTGGCGGAGGCGGTCGCCGAGGGCCGCGGCAAGGCCCAGGCCGACACCCTGCGCAGGGCCAGGACCGACACCGTCGCCCGCCGGGTCGACGGCACCACGGTCCCCGGCACCGGACTCACGGTCGGCGACCTGGTCGTCTGCGAGGCCGGGGACGTCGTCCCCGGCGACGGGGACGTCGTCGAGGGTGTCGCCTCGGTCGACGAGTCGGCGATCACCGGGGAGTCGGCGCCCGTCATCCGCGAGTCCGGCGGCGACCGGTCCGCGGTGACCGGCGGGACCAGGGTGCTCTCCGACCGCATCGTCGTCAGGATCACCACGAAGCCGGGCGAGACGTTCATCGACCGGATGATCAACCTGGTCGAGGGAGCGGCCCGGCAGAAGACGCCGAACGAGGTGGCGCTGAACATCCTGCTGGCCTCGCTGACCGTCGTCTTCCTGCTGGCCTGCGCCACCCTCCCGCCGTTCGCCGACTACGCGGGCACCCATCTGGACATGATCGTGCTGGTGGCCCTGCTGGTCTGCCTCATCCCGACCACGATCGGCGCGCTGCTCTCCGCGATCGGCATCGCGGGCATGGACCGCCTGGTGCAGCGCAACGTGCTGGCGATGTCGGGCCGCGCGGTCGAGGCCGCCGGTGACGTCTCCACGCTGCTCCTCGACAAGACCGGCACGATCACGGTGGGGAACCGGCAGGCGGCCGAGTTCGTGCCCGTGCGCGGTGCGACGGAGGCCGAACTCGCCGACGCCGCCCGGCTCTCCTCGCTCGCCGACGAGACACCCGAGGGCCGCTCGATCGTCGTCCTCGCCAAGGAGAAGTACGGCCTGCGCGAGCGCCCAACCGTCGCCCACCACCGCCCTTCCGGGGAAGCGCTTCGCGCCTCTTCTTCTTCAGGCGAACTCGTCGGCGCCGAATGGATCGGGTTCACCGCCCAGACCCGTATGTCGGGCGTGGACGCGGACGGCCGCAGGGTCCGCAAGGGCGCGGCGGGCTCCGTCGCCGCCTGGGTCCGGGAGCGCGGCGGCACGGTCGCCGACGACGCGGACACCGTCACCGCCCGCATCTCCGAGGCGGGCGGCACACCGCTGCTCGTCGCCGTCGAGGACGACCGCGGCGCGCGGGTCCTCGGGGTGATCCACCTCAAGGACGTCGTCAAGCAGGGCATGCGTGAGCGGTTCGACGAGCTGCGCCGGATGGGCATCAGGACCGTCATGATCACGGGCGACAACCCGCTGACGGCCAGGGCGATCGCCGACGAGGCGGGCGTCGACGACTACCTCGCCGAGGCCACGCCCGAGGACAAGATGGCCCTCATCAAGCGCGAGCAGGCCGGCGGCAAACTGGTCGCGATGACCGGCGACGGCACCAACGACGCCCCCGCGCTGGCCCAGGCGGACGTCGGCGTGGCCATGAACACCGGAACGTCGGCCGCCAAGGAGGCCGGCAACATGGTCGACCTCGACTCCGACCCCACCAAGCTCATCGAGATCGTCGAGATCGGCAAGCAGCTGCTGATCACCCGCGGGGCGCTCACGACGTTCTCCGTCGCCAACGACGTCGCCAAGTACTTCGCGATCATTCCGGCGCTCTTCGCGGCCGTGTACCCGGGCCTGGACAAGCTCAACATCATGGGCCTGTCCTCCCCGGACTCCGCGATCCTGTCCGCGGTGGTCTTCAACGCGCTGATCATCGTCGTACTGGTCCCGCTCGCCCTGAAGGGCGTGCGCTACCGGCCCATGAGCGCCGACCGGATGCTGCGCCGCAACCTCGGCGTCTACGGACTGGGCGGGCTGGTCGCCCCGTTCGTCGGCATCAAGCTCATCGACCTGATCGTCTCGCTCATTCCCGGGATCGGCTGA
- a CDS encoding potassium-transporting ATPase subunit C — MNTSLTNAARLFTAGLRALLVLTVVTGIVYPLVVTGVAQGLFPGQANGSEIKADGKVVGSSLIGQSYNPPLKEGRTTPEPDLRWFQGRPANGLGTNTVNTQYELILSGATNRSADNPELLRWVKDAKAAVVRDNSVPGHPVRPEDVPADAVTSSGSGLDPNISPRYADLQVHRVAAKNGLSADRVQELVDEHTTPRTLGFIGEPRVNVLELNIALRELVAPGAGH, encoded by the coding sequence ATGAACACCTCCCTGACCAACGCCGCCCGGCTGTTCACGGCCGGCCTGCGCGCCCTGCTCGTCCTGACCGTGGTCACCGGCATCGTCTACCCGCTCGTCGTCACCGGCGTCGCCCAGGGGCTGTTCCCCGGGCAGGCGAACGGCTCCGAGATCAAGGCGGACGGGAAGGTCGTCGGCTCCTCCCTCATCGGCCAGTCCTACAACCCGCCGCTGAAGGAGGGCCGGACAACCCCGGAGCCGGACCTGAGATGGTTCCAGGGCCGCCCGGCCAACGGCCTCGGCACCAACACCGTGAACACCCAGTACGAGCTGATCCTGTCCGGGGCCACCAACCGCTCCGCCGACAACCCGGAACTCCTCCGGTGGGTGAAGGACGCCAAGGCCGCCGTCGTCAGGGACAACTCCGTGCCCGGCCACCCGGTGCGGCCCGAGGACGTGCCCGCGGACGCCGTCACCTCCTCCGGCTCCGGCCTGGACCCGAACATCTCCCCGCGGTACGCCGACCTCCAGGTGCACCGGGTCGCCGCGAAGAACGGCCTGTCAGCCGACCGGGTCCAGGAGCTGGTCGACGAGCACACCACCCCCCGCACCCTCGGCTTCATCGGCGAACCGCGGGTCAACGTCCTCGAACTCAACATCGCGCTCCGGGAACTGGTGGCACCGGGGGCCGGGCACTGA